A genomic window from Halogeometricum sp. S3BR5-2 includes:
- a CDS encoding ABC transporter ATP-binding protein — MGAIEVDELTKDYGDVLGIDSLTFTVEEGEVFGFLGPNGAGKTTAIRTLLGLQSPTGGSARVLGRDITDERALTKARRDIGYLPAEPVFDERSTGRRLLRYYGDLRGDERSDELLERFAPPLDRKVGSYSRGNKQMLAIVLALMHDPKLIIMDEPTSGLDPLKQDRFIEFIAREHERGKTVFFSSHILSEVQKICERVGIVRAGRLVELEDIETLLGRSGKVVRVRVAERVEPEAFALPGVHDLTLGADGTGGVGSSRSGPGTTLTFTYTGAYNDLIARLSEYDVRDVEVDEAPLEDVFMRFYGDVPADGGVGGDA; from the coding sequence ATGGGTGCCATCGAAGTCGACGAACTCACGAAGGACTACGGAGACGTCCTCGGCATCGACTCGCTCACCTTCACCGTCGAGGAGGGCGAAGTCTTCGGCTTTCTAGGCCCTAACGGCGCCGGGAAGACGACCGCGATTCGGACGCTTCTCGGCCTCCAGTCGCCGACCGGGGGGAGCGCGCGGGTTCTCGGTCGGGACATCACCGACGAGCGAGCGTTGACGAAGGCCCGCCGCGACATTGGCTACCTCCCGGCCGAACCGGTGTTCGACGAGCGTTCGACCGGGCGGCGACTGCTGCGTTACTACGGCGACCTCCGGGGCGACGAGCGCAGCGACGAACTGCTCGAACGGTTCGCGCCGCCGCTCGACCGGAAGGTCGGCAGCTACTCCCGCGGGAACAAGCAGATGCTCGCCATCGTGTTGGCGCTCATGCACGACCCGAAACTGATCATCATGGACGAACCCACGAGCGGGCTCGACCCCCTGAAGCAGGACCGCTTCATCGAGTTCATCGCGCGGGAGCACGAGCGCGGGAAGACCGTCTTCTTCTCCTCGCACATCCTGAGCGAGGTCCAGAAAATCTGTGAACGGGTCGGTATCGTCCGCGCCGGCCGCCTGGTCGAACTGGAGGACATCGAGACGCTGCTCGGTCGGTCGGGAAAGGTCGTCCGCGTCCGCGTCGCGGAGCGCGTGGAACCCGAGGCGTTCGCGCTCCCCGGCGTCCACGACCTGACCCTCGGCGCCGACGGGACGGGGGGAGTCGGGTCGAGTCGGAGCGGGCCGGGGACGACGCTCACGTTCACCTACACGGGCGCGTACAACGACCTGATCGCGCGGCTGAGCGAGTACGACGTTCGGGACGTCGAGGTCGATGAGGCGCCGCTCGAAGACGTGTTCATGCGGTTCTACGGCGACGTTCCCGCCGACGGAGGTGTCGGTGGCGATGCGTGA
- a CDS encoding ABC transporter permease subunit, with the protein MREIARYETERRLPSAVALSVGLSLYAGLFFAIGPSMIQEIDFEQYAEAFPPALQSAFGVEAMGSLEGLFAAELYQFGWILLLGLYFAYSAGALVAEDVENGRLDLLLSTPVSRVSVLLGKFASLLAPLLLVNVVVAAVVYGGGVLIDDPLPFADVVMTHVLSIPYLLVCAGLGLLLSVLASSASLAQRGALGVVFGLFMVESFVAGTDYEWLGTLSPTHYYDPMAVLVDGTYDWAGAVILLEAAALLVVLSAFRFQRRDL; encoded by the coding sequence ATGCGTGAAATCGCCCGGTACGAGACGGAGCGACGGCTTCCGAGCGCGGTCGCGCTCTCGGTCGGCCTCTCGCTGTACGCGGGGCTGTTCTTCGCCATCGGACCGTCGATGATCCAAGAGATCGACTTCGAGCAGTACGCCGAGGCGTTCCCGCCGGCGCTGCAGTCGGCGTTCGGCGTCGAGGCCATGGGGTCGCTCGAAGGGCTGTTCGCCGCCGAACTGTACCAGTTCGGCTGGATACTGCTGCTCGGTCTGTACTTCGCGTACAGCGCCGGCGCGCTCGTCGCCGAGGACGTCGAGAACGGCCGACTGGACCTGCTGTTGTCGACCCCCGTCTCGCGCGTCTCCGTCCTGCTCGGGAAGTTCGCGTCGCTGCTCGCGCCGCTTCTCCTCGTGAACGTCGTCGTCGCGGCCGTCGTCTACGGCGGCGGCGTCCTCATCGACGACCCCCTCCCGTTCGCGGACGTCGTGATGACGCACGTCCTCTCGATTCCGTACCTGCTCGTCTGTGCGGGTCTGGGCCTCCTGCTCTCGGTGCTCGCCAGCAGCGCGAGCCTCGCCCAGCGCGGTGCACTCGGCGTCGTCTTCGGGCTGTTCATGGTCGAGTCGTTCGTCGCCGGGACGGACTACGAGTGGCTCGGCACGCTCAGTCCGACGCACTACTACGACCCGATGGCCGTCCTCGTCGACGGGACGTACGACTGGGCCGGTGCGGTCATCCTCCTCGAAGCGGCGGCCCTGCTGGTCGTCCTCAGCGCGTTTCGGTTCCAGCGGAGGGACCTATGA
- a CDS encoding COG1361 S-layer family protein has product MNRRQLLAVVLVSLLVVPGSAAGAVRGSPDLAVALGDNRVTVGESGTLELTVANRGDLDLASVSNPALNERVTTARGIELSLDAGDAPLTVESGPTLVGGLASGQSAAVGFDVAVDEDAEPGTYTLPVTVEYAYTSSIAEVTGATTERTVERETTVTVVVEDGASFRVVETATDAQVGEDGTLSVTLANDGSAPADDATVALSSPNGAVTFGGAPEAARYVGSWDPGETRTVAYDVAVDGNRTPGSYAAQAVVSYLDTDGEARRSQPLSVGIDPRPETAFSVRSLNASLYVGETGTLSGTVVNEGPDPVRGAVVTLRTDAEHVRPVDGSVAVGTLEPGERADVAFTAAVSDDATPGARPFSMTVEYETGAGSVTTSDPIRVTGQVRPDRDLFAVEARNATFAPDSSNRLEVVVTNTGETTRRDVVVGLEPAQPFTSVAPEAYVPALAPGESATVAFEVSVDEDAVPSTHALGLNVTAETPGAPTDVTESHRVRVDVAEESQSDDIVSLVVVAVLGAVLLAAVGYWWYRGR; this is encoded by the coding sequence ATGAACCGACGACAACTCCTCGCCGTCGTCCTCGTCTCGCTCCTCGTCGTTCCGGGGTCCGCCGCGGGGGCGGTCCGCGGGTCGCCGGACCTCGCGGTCGCCCTCGGCGACAACCGCGTGACCGTCGGCGAGAGCGGGACGCTCGAACTGACCGTCGCGAACCGCGGCGACTTAGACCTCGCATCGGTATCCAATCCGGCGCTCAACGAACGGGTGACGACGGCGCGGGGCATCGAACTGTCGCTCGACGCGGGCGACGCACCGCTCACCGTCGAGTCGGGACCGACACTCGTCGGCGGACTCGCCAGCGGGCAGAGCGCGGCGGTCGGATTCGACGTCGCCGTCGACGAGGACGCGGAACCGGGGACGTACACGCTGCCGGTGACCGTCGAGTACGCGTACACGAGTTCCATCGCCGAGGTGACGGGCGCGACGACCGAACGCACCGTCGAACGGGAGACGACCGTCACGGTGGTCGTCGAGGACGGCGCCTCGTTCCGCGTGGTGGAGACGGCGACGGACGCGCAGGTGGGCGAGGACGGAACCCTCTCGGTGACGCTGGCGAACGACGGGTCGGCGCCGGCCGACGACGCGACGGTGGCGCTGTCCTCACCGAACGGGGCCGTGACGTTCGGCGGGGCGCCGGAGGCGGCGCGGTACGTCGGGTCGTGGGACCCCGGCGAGACGCGAACCGTCGCGTACGACGTCGCCGTCGACGGCAATCGAACGCCGGGGAGTTACGCCGCGCAGGCCGTCGTCTCCTACCTCGATACGGACGGCGAGGCGAGGCGCTCACAGCCCCTGAGCGTCGGAATCGACCCGCGCCCGGAGACGGCGTTCTCGGTCCGGTCGCTGAACGCCTCGCTGTACGTCGGCGAGACGGGGACGCTCTCCGGAACCGTCGTCAACGAGGGTCCCGACCCGGTCCGCGGCGCGGTCGTGACGCTCCGAACGGACGCCGAACACGTCCGACCGGTCGACGGTTCCGTCGCCGTCGGGACGCTCGAACCCGGCGAACGGGCCGACGTCGCGTTCACCGCCGCGGTGAGCGACGACGCGACACCCGGCGCACGTCCGTTCTCGATGACGGTGGAGTACGAGACGGGAGCGGGGTCGGTGACGACGAGCGACCCGATACGAGTCACCGGACAGGTCCGGCCGGACCGCGACCTCTTCGCCGTGGAGGCGCGGAACGCCACGTTCGCGCCGGACAGCAGCAACCGCCTCGAAGTCGTCGTCACCAACACCGGCGAGACGACTCGGCGGGACGTCGTCGTCGGACTGGAGCCGGCTCAACCGTTCACGAGCGTCGCACCCGAGGCGTACGTGCCGGCGCTCGCGCCCGGGGAGTCGGCGACGGTCGCCTTCGAGGTGTCCGTCGACGAGGACGCGGTGCCGAGCACGCACGCCCTCGGCCTGAACGTCACCGCCGAGACGCCGGGAGCGCCCACCGACGTCACCGAGTCTCACCGCGTGCGCGTCGACGTCGCCGAGGAGAGCCAGTCCGACGATATCGTCTCGCTCGTCGTCGTCGCCGTCCTCGGCGCGGTGCTCCTCGCGGCCGTCGGCTACTGGTGGTACCGGGGACGGTAG
- a CDS encoding PQQ-binding-like beta-propeller repeat protein produces MPSRRSFLATGGTLAAGAFAGCIDSLLAQSPAGTQWSASVPAPTSLSPPVTTNGLLAVGGYRDGRLENGRLTVFDAASGTRRWEVDLGRMTGLTAANGRVYVGEKGGPRGARARIRAFDAASGEQLWTRGVSNLASALTVANDTLYAANGSLVALETSDGTRRWERTSVDGLDFTVVVAPEDQLAADEAAVYFGDRGGIVALAHGDGAPRWVARPDDWSTATVGPLPVGGRVYVGAEGTVASLDRTTGDLQWRTSFGSDARVQGFHRAGSSLLVAEATTNPPSGTFGTLYELSVDDGAERYETRFDAPVTQTASTEGLFVVGVDTGSLTWFRNISFVEESETTLPTERYVLGAGEERVFAQSTDGTLYALSQPP; encoded by the coding sequence ATGCCCTCCCGTCGCTCGTTCCTCGCTACCGGCGGTACCCTCGCCGCTGGGGCGTTCGCCGGCTGCATCGACTCGCTTCTCGCGCAGTCACCGGCCGGGACGCAGTGGAGCGCCTCGGTTCCCGCTCCGACGTCGTTGTCCCCGCCGGTGACGACGAACGGCCTGCTCGCGGTCGGCGGCTACCGCGACGGACGACTGGAGAACGGTCGGCTCACCGTGTTCGACGCCGCGAGCGGAACGCGTCGGTGGGAGGTCGACCTCGGACGGATGACCGGGCTCACCGCCGCGAACGGCCGCGTGTACGTCGGCGAGAAGGGCGGCCCCCGCGGCGCGCGGGCGCGGATACGCGCGTTCGACGCGGCGAGCGGCGAGCAGTTGTGGACGCGGGGCGTGAGCAACCTCGCGTCGGCGCTCACCGTCGCGAACGATACCCTGTACGCGGCTAACGGCTCGCTCGTCGCCCTCGAGACGAGCGACGGAACGCGCCGCTGGGAACGCACCTCGGTCGACGGCCTCGACTTCACGGTCGTCGTCGCCCCCGAGGACCAACTGGCCGCCGACGAGGCCGCCGTCTACTTCGGCGACCGGGGCGGCATCGTCGCCCTCGCTCACGGCGACGGCGCGCCTCGATGGGTCGCTCGGCCCGACGACTGGTCGACGGCGACCGTCGGTCCGCTCCCGGTCGGGGGTCGCGTCTACGTCGGGGCGGAAGGCACCGTCGCGTCGCTCGACCGGACGACCGGCGACCTCCAGTGGCGGACGTCGTTCGGAAGCGACGCCCGCGTTCAGGGTTTTCACCGCGCCGGGTCGTCGCTACTGGTCGCGGAGGCGACGACGAACCCGCCTTCGGGCACCTTCGGAACGCTGTACGAACTCTCGGTCGACGACGGCGCGGAACGCTACGAGACGCGCTTCGATGCGCCCGTGACGCAGACCGCATCGACCGAGGGGCTGTTCGTCGTCGGGGTGGACACCGGGTCGCTCACGTGGTTTCGGAACATCTCCTTCGTCGAGGAGTCCGAGACGACGCTTCCGACGGAGCGGTACGTTCTGGGCGCCGGCGAGGAGCGCGTCTTCGCGCAGTCGACGGACGGAACCCTGTACGCGCTCTCTCAGCCGCCGTAG